A single window of Salmo salar chromosome ssa21, Ssal_v3.1, whole genome shotgun sequence DNA harbors:
- the LOC106582400 gene encoding R3H domain-containing protein 1 isoform X1, which produces MGLFLRASSTTQLNTSQSLSYQLVHHHPDTHGSSSTSSDPASEGFSLLSGATTPLQAQHPAPQPETSATMRGLETEESHNASATPTPAGGEEPSLTKTDCREQAETQPQAQPQTQLQPQRSDESCCQDKKETQQQTSEQTGKRPKSNSKLKLVRSLAVCEESSPPPIATDLPQEHQEEIEIQLTQSFDKEEWASSPIKNEVDQDKGVEKLLEKTERMPRKMLSRDSSQEYTDSTGIDVHEFLVNTLKNNPRDRMMLLKLEQDILDFISNNESQKRKFPPMTSYHRMLLHRVAAYFGLDHNVDQTGKSVIINKTSNTRIPDQKFSEHIKDDKTDDFQKRYILKRDNSGSDKDDNMMRMRLKEDRRSKSIEEREEEYQRARDRIFAQDGPDGFPLEKRIQEDDACNSTQQRRQIFRLKDGRSANSRQSSSENEPKNSEPRPWSSTDSDSSNRNLRPAMTKASSFSGISVLIRGDSSGSSKSMGRLSKTGSESSGSVGSSTGSLSRSQPTHPVPALTKAGYSHNHSALPCPAAYPAVCASSTVVYEAGGRSVAPPANTANTSYYLLPLEATGIPPGSVLVNPHTGQPFVNPDGSAVVYNPNHGMAPQHHNQQGRTQQPMPTPPHLPGQHQPTNHNHVLAQPVRPLQPTAQPVQYSSVSYPSQLLSVSPDQLYTVQENLGAQFSHMSLSRQASGEGPSSVVLQAPPQQQGYMVPPPGQPVPAPQAYNTPAPPPVNQPLMQQQGYMQQMPACYCGPGQYPLSNQGYRPVGTVQYSALQSQPMPPPTQQTGYQTVMLNHPQSYQSMIVVQQPQSQNPVSGQQNPVSGQQNPVSGQQNGQQNTVSGQHSNMGHQMQGMMVQYPSMPSYQVSMQPQGSQVVPQQTYQQPIVIHNQSNQGPMPGSGVQVYYNVITPNQQSSSVEFLPPSGSEQMLFPRPSSPCSSQQPLHQTHQCSGGGMVMMQLMLSPGQQPRPLTPSQWKHSKYYSLDHTRGQKSTELSVIDTSQSSPQLGSPSTSPAQSPTPSHLTNVKSIRPGLTPVPMMPQFSRPFVPGQGDARYPLLGQPLQYNPQSRPPLLHFPPMAPNHQVPMGIRHRGGGGRGRKQPRKALSTDLSVGQPVSGRVLEVTELPEGISRTEADSLLGTLCRMPSSATTAPEPPSDLPRAGAMAEVTATDTPREGQLPVEGVKDPWLAF; this is translated from the exons ATGGGCCTCTTCCTCAGGGCTTCCAGCACGACCCAGCTCAACACAAGCCAGAGCCTCAGCTACCAGCTGGTCCACCACCATCCAGACACccacggcagcagcagcacctcgAGTGACCCTGCCTCAGAAGGCTTCAGCCTTCTCTCCGGCGCCACCACCCCCCTGCAGGCCCAGCACCCAGCACCGCAGCCG GAGACTAGCGCCACTATGAGAGGTCTGGAGACTGAGGAGAGCCACAATGCCAGTGCCACACCGACACCAGCGGGGGGAGAAGAGCCAAGCCTGACCAAGACGGATTGCAGGGAGCAGGCAGAGACCCAGCCACAGGCCCAACCTCAGACCCAGCTCCAACCACAGAGGTCAGATGAGAGCTGCTGTCAAGACAAGAAGGAAACTCAG CAGCAGACATCGGAACAGACAGGAAAAAGGCCCAAG TCTAACTCAAAGTTAAAGTTAGTTCGAAGCCTGGCTGTTTGCGAagagtcctctcctcctcctattgCCACTGATCTGCCTCAAGAACATCAG GAGGAAATTGAGATCCAGCTCACCCAATCGTTTGACAAAGAGGAGTGGGCGTCATCGCCCATCAAGAATGAAGTGGACCAAGATAAAGGAGTGGAGAAGTTGCTGGAGAAGACTGAAAGGATGCCCAGGAAGATGCTGTCCAGAG ATTCCAGTCAGGAATACACAGACTCTACTGGGATCGATGTCCATGAGTTCTTAGTAAACacgctgaaaaacaaccccag GGACAGAATGATGCTACTGAAGTTGGAACAGGACATTCTTGACTTTATCAGTAATAACGA AAGCCAGAAGAGAAAGTTCCCTCCGATGACCTCCTACCACAGAATGCTGCTGCACCGCGTTGCAGCCTACTTCGGCCTAGACCACAATGTCGACCAAACTGGGAAATCTGTAATCATCAACAAAACTAGCAATACGAGAAT ACCTGATCAGAAGTTTTCAGAACACATCAAAGATGACAAAACTGACGACTTCCAAAAGCGGTACATTCTCAAAAGGGACAACTCGGGCTCAGACAAAGATGACAATATG ATGCGGATGAGACTGAAGGAAGACAGGAGGAGTAAGTCTATAGAGGAACGAGAGGAGGAGTACCAGAGGGCCAGAGACAGGATATTTGCTCAAGAT GGTCCAGATGGCTTTCCTCTTGAAAAAAGAATACAGGAGGATGATGCCTGTaacagcacacagcaaagacGGCAAATCTTTAG GTTAAAAGATGGCCGCTCGGCCAACAGTCGCCAGAGCAGCTCTGAGAACGAGCCCAAGAACTCTGAACCCCGGCCGTGGAGCAGCACTGACTCGGACAGCTCAAACCGTAACCTGAGGCCAGCCATGACCAAAGCAAGCAGCTTCAGCGGCATCTCTGTCCTCATCAGGGGAGACAGCTCAGGCAGCAGCAAGAGCATGGGTCGCCTCTCTAAGACTG GTTCTGAGTCTTCGGGTAGTGTAGGGTCCTCCACGGGTTCGCTCTCTCGCTCCCAGCCAACCCACCCTGTCCCGGCTCTAACCAAGGCTGGCTACTCCCACAACCACTCTGCCCTTCCCTGCCCAGCGGCCTACCCAGCTGTCTGCGCTAGTAGTACTGTGGTCTATGAGGCGGGAGGCAGGAGCGTGGCACCGCCAGCGAACACAGCTAACACTAGCTACTATTTGCTTCCTCTGGAAGCCACAGGGATACCGCCAGGGAGTGTCCTGGTCAACCCACACACAG GACAGCCGTTTGTGAACCCGGATGGCAGTGCTGTGGTGTACAACCCCAACCACGGCATGGCTCCTCAGCATCATAATCAGCAGGGCAGGACCCAGCAGCCCATGCCCACTCCTCCGCACTTGCCTGGCCAGCACCAGCCCACCAATCACAACCACGTCCTCGCACAG CCGGTCCGGCCCCTCCAGCCCACTGCTCAGCCTGTCCAGTACTCGTCTGTCTCTTACCCATCTCagctcctctccgtctcccctgaCCAACTATACACTGTG CAAGAGAACCTGGGAGCCCAGTTCAGCCACATGAGTCTGTCCCGGCAGGCCTCTGGGGAGGGCCCCTCCTCCGTGGTGCTCCAGGCCCCCCCGCAGCAGCAGGGCTACATGGTGCCCCCCCCAGGCCAGCCTGTCCCTGCCCCCCAGGCCTACAACACCCCCGCCCCTCCGCCTGTCAACCAGCCACTCATGCAGCAACAAGGTTACATGCAGCAG ATGCCAGCATGTTACTGTGGGCCAGGCCAGTACCCCCTGTCCAACCAGGGGTACAGGCCTGTGGGCACAGTGCAGTATAGTGCCCTGCAGAGCCAGCCAATGCCCCCGCCCACACaacagacag GTTACCAAACTGTGATGCTCAATCATCCACAGAGCTATCAGAGTATGATAGTAGTGCAACAGCCACAGAGTCAAAACCCGGTCAGTGGCCAGCAGAACCCGGTCAGTGGCCAGCAGAACCCGGTCAGTGGCCAGCAGAACGGCCAGCAGAACACAGTCAGTGGCCAGCATAGCAATATGGGACATCAGATGCAAGGCATGATGGTCCAGTATCCCTCTATGCCATCTTATCAG GTATCCATGCAGCCCCAAGGCTCCCAGGTTGTACCACAGCAAACGTATCAGCAGCCTATCGTCATCCACAACCAGTCCAACCAGGGGCCCATGCCTGGCTCTGGTGTCCAGGTTTACTACAACGTTATCACACCCAATCAACAGAG CTCCTCTGTAGAGTTCCTGCCTCCTTCCGGATCAGAGCAGATGCTGTTCCCTCGGCCGTCCTCCCCCTGCAGCTCCCAGCAGCCCCTCCATCAGACACATCAGTGCTCAG GTGGTGGAATGGTGATGATGCAGCTGATGTTGTCCCCTGGCCAGCAGCCGAGGCCTCTCACACCCTCGCAGTGGAAACACAGCAAGTACTACAGTCTGGATCACACCAGAGGACAGAAGTCCACAGAGCTCTCAGTCATAGACACCTCACAG AGCAGTCCCCAGCTGGGCAGTCCCTCCACCTCCCCTGCCCAGTCGCCAACCCCCTCCCACCTGACCAATGTGAAGAGCATCCGTCCTGGCCTAACCCCCGTACCCATGATGCCACAGTTCTCCAGACCCTtcgtgccagggcaag GAGATGCTCGGTACCCGTTGCTAGGGCAACCCCTCCAGTACAACCCCCAGagccgtcctcctctcctccactttcccCCCATGGCCCCCAACCATCAG GTACCTATGGGGATACGGCACAGGGGTggaggaggcagagggaggaAGCAGCCGAGGAAAGCTCTGTCTACAGATCTCAGTGTAGGTCAACCAG TGAGTGGGCGGGTCCTGGAGGTGACTGAGCTGCCGGAGGGGATCAGCCGGACCGAGGCGGACTCTCTGCTAG GTACGCTGTGCAGGATGCCCTCCTCCGCCACAACGGCCCCCGAGCCTCCGTCAGACTTACCACGAGCAGGTGCCATGGCCGAGGTTACGGCCACAGACACTCCCCGAGAGGGCCAGCTCCCAGTAGAGGGCGTTAAGGACCCCTGGCTCGCCTTTTAA
- the LOC106582400 gene encoding R3H domain-containing protein 1 isoform X9, with protein sequence MGLFLRASSTTQLNTSQSLSYQLVHHHPDTHGSSSTSSDPASEGFSLLSGATTPLQAQHPAPQPETSATMRGLETEESHNASATPTPAGGEEPSLTKTDCREQAETQPQAQPQTQLQPQRSDESCCQDKKETQQQTSEQTGKRPKSNSKLKLVRSLAVCEESSPPPIATDLPQEHQEEIEIQLTQSFDKEEWASSPIKNEVDQDKGVEKLLEKTERMPRKMLSRDSSQEYTDSTGIDVHEFLVNTLKNNPRDRMMLLKLEQDILDFISNNESQKRKFPPMTSYHRMLLHRVAAYFGLDHNVDQTGKSVIINKTSNTRIPDQKFSEHIKDDKTDDFQKRYILKRDNSGSDKDDNMMRMRLKEDRRSKSIEEREEEYQRARDRIFAQDGPDGFPLEKRIQEDDACNSTQQRRQIFRLKDGRSANSRQSSSENEPKNSEPRPWSSTDSDSSNRNLRPAMTKASSFSGISVLIRGDSSGSSKSMGRLSKTGSESSGSVGSSTGSLSRSQPTHPVPALTKAGYSHNHSALPCPAAYPAVCASSTVVYEAGGRSVAPPANTANTSYYLLPLEATGIPPGSVLVNPHTGQPFVNPDGSAVVYNPNHGMAPQHHNQQGRTQQPMPTPPHLPGQHQPTNHNHVLAQPVRPLQPTAQPVQYSSVSYPSQLLSVSPDQLYTVQENLGAQFSHMSLSRQASGEGPSSVVLQAPPQQQGYMVPPPGQPVPAPQAYNTPAPPPVNQPLMQQQGYMQQMPACYCGPGQYPLSNQGYRPVGTVQYSALQSQPMPPPTQQTGYQTVMLNHPQSYQSMIVVQQPQSQNPVSGQQNPVSGQQNPVSGQQNGQQNTVSGQHSNMGHQMQGMMVQYPSMPSYQVSMQPQGSQVVPQQTYQQPIVIHNQSNQGPMPGSGVQVYYNVITPNQQSSSVEFLPPSGSEQMLFPRPSSPCSSQQPLHQTHQCSGGGMVMMQLMLSPGQQPRPLTPSQWKHSKYYSLDHTRGQKSTELSVIDTSQSSPQLGSPSTSPAQSPTPSHLTNVKSIRPGLTPVPMMPQFSRPFVPGQGDARYPLLGQPLQYNPQSRPPLLHFPPMAPNHQVPMGIRHRGGGGRGRKQPRKALSTDLSVGQPGSEWAGPGGD encoded by the exons ATGGGCCTCTTCCTCAGGGCTTCCAGCACGACCCAGCTCAACACAAGCCAGAGCCTCAGCTACCAGCTGGTCCACCACCATCCAGACACccacggcagcagcagcacctcgAGTGACCCTGCCTCAGAAGGCTTCAGCCTTCTCTCCGGCGCCACCACCCCCCTGCAGGCCCAGCACCCAGCACCGCAGCCG GAGACTAGCGCCACTATGAGAGGTCTGGAGACTGAGGAGAGCCACAATGCCAGTGCCACACCGACACCAGCGGGGGGAGAAGAGCCAAGCCTGACCAAGACGGATTGCAGGGAGCAGGCAGAGACCCAGCCACAGGCCCAACCTCAGACCCAGCTCCAACCACAGAGGTCAGATGAGAGCTGCTGTCAAGACAAGAAGGAAACTCAG CAGCAGACATCGGAACAGACAGGAAAAAGGCCCAAG TCTAACTCAAAGTTAAAGTTAGTTCGAAGCCTGGCTGTTTGCGAagagtcctctcctcctcctattgCCACTGATCTGCCTCAAGAACATCAG GAGGAAATTGAGATCCAGCTCACCCAATCGTTTGACAAAGAGGAGTGGGCGTCATCGCCCATCAAGAATGAAGTGGACCAAGATAAAGGAGTGGAGAAGTTGCTGGAGAAGACTGAAAGGATGCCCAGGAAGATGCTGTCCAGAG ATTCCAGTCAGGAATACACAGACTCTACTGGGATCGATGTCCATGAGTTCTTAGTAAACacgctgaaaaacaaccccag GGACAGAATGATGCTACTGAAGTTGGAACAGGACATTCTTGACTTTATCAGTAATAACGA AAGCCAGAAGAGAAAGTTCCCTCCGATGACCTCCTACCACAGAATGCTGCTGCACCGCGTTGCAGCCTACTTCGGCCTAGACCACAATGTCGACCAAACTGGGAAATCTGTAATCATCAACAAAACTAGCAATACGAGAAT ACCTGATCAGAAGTTTTCAGAACACATCAAAGATGACAAAACTGACGACTTCCAAAAGCGGTACATTCTCAAAAGGGACAACTCGGGCTCAGACAAAGATGACAATATG ATGCGGATGAGACTGAAGGAAGACAGGAGGAGTAAGTCTATAGAGGAACGAGAGGAGGAGTACCAGAGGGCCAGAGACAGGATATTTGCTCAAGAT GGTCCAGATGGCTTTCCTCTTGAAAAAAGAATACAGGAGGATGATGCCTGTaacagcacacagcaaagacGGCAAATCTTTAG GTTAAAAGATGGCCGCTCGGCCAACAGTCGCCAGAGCAGCTCTGAGAACGAGCCCAAGAACTCTGAACCCCGGCCGTGGAGCAGCACTGACTCGGACAGCTCAAACCGTAACCTGAGGCCAGCCATGACCAAAGCAAGCAGCTTCAGCGGCATCTCTGTCCTCATCAGGGGAGACAGCTCAGGCAGCAGCAAGAGCATGGGTCGCCTCTCTAAGACTG GTTCTGAGTCTTCGGGTAGTGTAGGGTCCTCCACGGGTTCGCTCTCTCGCTCCCAGCCAACCCACCCTGTCCCGGCTCTAACCAAGGCTGGCTACTCCCACAACCACTCTGCCCTTCCCTGCCCAGCGGCCTACCCAGCTGTCTGCGCTAGTAGTACTGTGGTCTATGAGGCGGGAGGCAGGAGCGTGGCACCGCCAGCGAACACAGCTAACACTAGCTACTATTTGCTTCCTCTGGAAGCCACAGGGATACCGCCAGGGAGTGTCCTGGTCAACCCACACACAG GACAGCCGTTTGTGAACCCGGATGGCAGTGCTGTGGTGTACAACCCCAACCACGGCATGGCTCCTCAGCATCATAATCAGCAGGGCAGGACCCAGCAGCCCATGCCCACTCCTCCGCACTTGCCTGGCCAGCACCAGCCCACCAATCACAACCACGTCCTCGCACAG CCGGTCCGGCCCCTCCAGCCCACTGCTCAGCCTGTCCAGTACTCGTCTGTCTCTTACCCATCTCagctcctctccgtctcccctgaCCAACTATACACTGTG CAAGAGAACCTGGGAGCCCAGTTCAGCCACATGAGTCTGTCCCGGCAGGCCTCTGGGGAGGGCCCCTCCTCCGTGGTGCTCCAGGCCCCCCCGCAGCAGCAGGGCTACATGGTGCCCCCCCCAGGCCAGCCTGTCCCTGCCCCCCAGGCCTACAACACCCCCGCCCCTCCGCCTGTCAACCAGCCACTCATGCAGCAACAAGGTTACATGCAGCAG ATGCCAGCATGTTACTGTGGGCCAGGCCAGTACCCCCTGTCCAACCAGGGGTACAGGCCTGTGGGCACAGTGCAGTATAGTGCCCTGCAGAGCCAGCCAATGCCCCCGCCCACACaacagacag GTTACCAAACTGTGATGCTCAATCATCCACAGAGCTATCAGAGTATGATAGTAGTGCAACAGCCACAGAGTCAAAACCCGGTCAGTGGCCAGCAGAACCCGGTCAGTGGCCAGCAGAACCCGGTCAGTGGCCAGCAGAACGGCCAGCAGAACACAGTCAGTGGCCAGCATAGCAATATGGGACATCAGATGCAAGGCATGATGGTCCAGTATCCCTCTATGCCATCTTATCAG GTATCCATGCAGCCCCAAGGCTCCCAGGTTGTACCACAGCAAACGTATCAGCAGCCTATCGTCATCCACAACCAGTCCAACCAGGGGCCCATGCCTGGCTCTGGTGTCCAGGTTTACTACAACGTTATCACACCCAATCAACAGAG CTCCTCTGTAGAGTTCCTGCCTCCTTCCGGATCAGAGCAGATGCTGTTCCCTCGGCCGTCCTCCCCCTGCAGCTCCCAGCAGCCCCTCCATCAGACACATCAGTGCTCAG GTGGTGGAATGGTGATGATGCAGCTGATGTTGTCCCCTGGCCAGCAGCCGAGGCCTCTCACACCCTCGCAGTGGAAACACAGCAAGTACTACAGTCTGGATCACACCAGAGGACAGAAGTCCACAGAGCTCTCAGTCATAGACACCTCACAG AGCAGTCCCCAGCTGGGCAGTCCCTCCACCTCCCCTGCCCAGTCGCCAACCCCCTCCCACCTGACCAATGTGAAGAGCATCCGTCCTGGCCTAACCCCCGTACCCATGATGCCACAGTTCTCCAGACCCTtcgtgccagggcaag GAGATGCTCGGTACCCGTTGCTAGGGCAACCCCTCCAGTACAACCCCCAGagccgtcctcctctcctccactttcccCCCATGGCCCCCAACCATCAG GTACCTATGGGGATACGGCACAGGGGTggaggaggcagagggaggaAGCAGCCGAGGAAAGCTCTGTCTACAGATCTCAGTGTAGGTCAACCAG gcaGTGAGTGGGCGGGTCCTGGAGGTGACTGA
- the LOC106582400 gene encoding R3H domain-containing protein 1 isoform X5, producing the protein MGLFLRASSTTQLNTSQSLSYQLVHHHPDTHGSSSTSSDPASEGFSLLSGATTPLQAQHPAPQPETSATMRGLETEESHNASATPTPAGGEEPSLTKTDCREQAETQPQAQPQTQLQPQRSDESCCQDKKETQQQTSEQTGKRPKSNSKLKLVRSLAVCEESSPPPIATDLPQEHQEEIEIQLTQSFDKEEWASSPIKNEVDQDKGVEKLLEKTERMPRKMLSRDSSQEYTDSTGIDVHEFLVNTLKNNPRDRMMLLKLEQDILDFISNNESQKRKFPPMTSYHRMLLHRVAAYFGLDHNVDQTGKSVIINKTSNTRIPDQKFSEHIKDDKTDDFQKRYILKRDNSGSDKDDNMMRMRLKEDRRSKSIEEREEEYQRARDRIFAQDGPDGFPLEKRIQEDDACNSTQQRRQIFRLKDGRSANSRQSSSENEPKNSEPRPWSSTDSDSSNRNLRPAMTKASSFSGISVLIRGDSSGSSKSMGRLSKTGSESSGSVGSSTGSLSRSQPTHPVPALTKAGYSHNHSALPCPAAYPAVCASSTVVYEAGGRSVAPPANTANTSYYLLPLEATGIPPGSVLVNPHTGQPFVNPDGSAVVYNPNHGMAPQHHNQQGRTQQPMPTPPHLPGQHQPTNHNHVLAQQENLGAQFSHMSLSRQASGEGPSSVVLQAPPQQQGYMVPPPGQPVPAPQAYNTPAPPPVNQPLMQQQGYMQQMPACYCGPGQYPLSNQGYRPVGTVQYSALQSQPMPPPTQQTGYQTVMLNHPQSYQSMIVVQQPQSQNPVSGQQNPVSGQQNPVSGQQNGQQNTVSGQHSNMGHQMQGMMVQYPSMPSYQVSMQPQGSQVVPQQTYQQPIVIHNQSNQGPMPGSGVQVYYNVITPNQQSSSVEFLPPSGSEQMLFPRPSSPCSSQQPLHQTHQCSGGGMVMMQLMLSPGQQPRPLTPSQWKHSKYYSLDHTRGQKSTELSVIDTSQSSPQLGSPSTSPAQSPTPSHLTNVKSIRPGLTPVPMMPQFSRPFVPGQGDARYPLLGQPLQYNPQSRPPLLHFPPMAPNHQVPMGIRHRGGGGRGRKQPRKALSTDLSVGQPVSGRVLEVTELPEGISRTEADSLLGTLCRMPSSATTAPEPPSDLPRAGAMAEVTATDTPREGQLPVEGVKDPWLAF; encoded by the exons ATGGGCCTCTTCCTCAGGGCTTCCAGCACGACCCAGCTCAACACAAGCCAGAGCCTCAGCTACCAGCTGGTCCACCACCATCCAGACACccacggcagcagcagcacctcgAGTGACCCTGCCTCAGAAGGCTTCAGCCTTCTCTCCGGCGCCACCACCCCCCTGCAGGCCCAGCACCCAGCACCGCAGCCG GAGACTAGCGCCACTATGAGAGGTCTGGAGACTGAGGAGAGCCACAATGCCAGTGCCACACCGACACCAGCGGGGGGAGAAGAGCCAAGCCTGACCAAGACGGATTGCAGGGAGCAGGCAGAGACCCAGCCACAGGCCCAACCTCAGACCCAGCTCCAACCACAGAGGTCAGATGAGAGCTGCTGTCAAGACAAGAAGGAAACTCAG CAGCAGACATCGGAACAGACAGGAAAAAGGCCCAAG TCTAACTCAAAGTTAAAGTTAGTTCGAAGCCTGGCTGTTTGCGAagagtcctctcctcctcctattgCCACTGATCTGCCTCAAGAACATCAG GAGGAAATTGAGATCCAGCTCACCCAATCGTTTGACAAAGAGGAGTGGGCGTCATCGCCCATCAAGAATGAAGTGGACCAAGATAAAGGAGTGGAGAAGTTGCTGGAGAAGACTGAAAGGATGCCCAGGAAGATGCTGTCCAGAG ATTCCAGTCAGGAATACACAGACTCTACTGGGATCGATGTCCATGAGTTCTTAGTAAACacgctgaaaaacaaccccag GGACAGAATGATGCTACTGAAGTTGGAACAGGACATTCTTGACTTTATCAGTAATAACGA AAGCCAGAAGAGAAAGTTCCCTCCGATGACCTCCTACCACAGAATGCTGCTGCACCGCGTTGCAGCCTACTTCGGCCTAGACCACAATGTCGACCAAACTGGGAAATCTGTAATCATCAACAAAACTAGCAATACGAGAAT ACCTGATCAGAAGTTTTCAGAACACATCAAAGATGACAAAACTGACGACTTCCAAAAGCGGTACATTCTCAAAAGGGACAACTCGGGCTCAGACAAAGATGACAATATG ATGCGGATGAGACTGAAGGAAGACAGGAGGAGTAAGTCTATAGAGGAACGAGAGGAGGAGTACCAGAGGGCCAGAGACAGGATATTTGCTCAAGAT GGTCCAGATGGCTTTCCTCTTGAAAAAAGAATACAGGAGGATGATGCCTGTaacagcacacagcaaagacGGCAAATCTTTAG GTTAAAAGATGGCCGCTCGGCCAACAGTCGCCAGAGCAGCTCTGAGAACGAGCCCAAGAACTCTGAACCCCGGCCGTGGAGCAGCACTGACTCGGACAGCTCAAACCGTAACCTGAGGCCAGCCATGACCAAAGCAAGCAGCTTCAGCGGCATCTCTGTCCTCATCAGGGGAGACAGCTCAGGCAGCAGCAAGAGCATGGGTCGCCTCTCTAAGACTG GTTCTGAGTCTTCGGGTAGTGTAGGGTCCTCCACGGGTTCGCTCTCTCGCTCCCAGCCAACCCACCCTGTCCCGGCTCTAACCAAGGCTGGCTACTCCCACAACCACTCTGCCCTTCCCTGCCCAGCGGCCTACCCAGCTGTCTGCGCTAGTAGTACTGTGGTCTATGAGGCGGGAGGCAGGAGCGTGGCACCGCCAGCGAACACAGCTAACACTAGCTACTATTTGCTTCCTCTGGAAGCCACAGGGATACCGCCAGGGAGTGTCCTGGTCAACCCACACACAG GACAGCCGTTTGTGAACCCGGATGGCAGTGCTGTGGTGTACAACCCCAACCACGGCATGGCTCCTCAGCATCATAATCAGCAGGGCAGGACCCAGCAGCCCATGCCCACTCCTCCGCACTTGCCTGGCCAGCACCAGCCCACCAATCACAACCACGTCCTCGCACAG CAAGAGAACCTGGGAGCCCAGTTCAGCCACATGAGTCTGTCCCGGCAGGCCTCTGGGGAGGGCCCCTCCTCCGTGGTGCTCCAGGCCCCCCCGCAGCAGCAGGGCTACATGGTGCCCCCCCCAGGCCAGCCTGTCCCTGCCCCCCAGGCCTACAACACCCCCGCCCCTCCGCCTGTCAACCAGCCACTCATGCAGCAACAAGGTTACATGCAGCAG ATGCCAGCATGTTACTGTGGGCCAGGCCAGTACCCCCTGTCCAACCAGGGGTACAGGCCTGTGGGCACAGTGCAGTATAGTGCCCTGCAGAGCCAGCCAATGCCCCCGCCCACACaacagacag GTTACCAAACTGTGATGCTCAATCATCCACAGAGCTATCAGAGTATGATAGTAGTGCAACAGCCACAGAGTCAAAACCCGGTCAGTGGCCAGCAGAACCCGGTCAGTGGCCAGCAGAACCCGGTCAGTGGCCAGCAGAACGGCCAGCAGAACACAGTCAGTGGCCAGCATAGCAATATGGGACATCAGATGCAAGGCATGATGGTCCAGTATCCCTCTATGCCATCTTATCAG GTATCCATGCAGCCCCAAGGCTCCCAGGTTGTACCACAGCAAACGTATCAGCAGCCTATCGTCATCCACAACCAGTCCAACCAGGGGCCCATGCCTGGCTCTGGTGTCCAGGTTTACTACAACGTTATCACACCCAATCAACAGAG CTCCTCTGTAGAGTTCCTGCCTCCTTCCGGATCAGAGCAGATGCTGTTCCCTCGGCCGTCCTCCCCCTGCAGCTCCCAGCAGCCCCTCCATCAGACACATCAGTGCTCAG GTGGTGGAATGGTGATGATGCAGCTGATGTTGTCCCCTGGCCAGCAGCCGAGGCCTCTCACACCCTCGCAGTGGAAACACAGCAAGTACTACAGTCTGGATCACACCAGAGGACAGAAGTCCACAGAGCTCTCAGTCATAGACACCTCACAG AGCAGTCCCCAGCTGGGCAGTCCCTCCACCTCCCCTGCCCAGTCGCCAACCCCCTCCCACCTGACCAATGTGAAGAGCATCCGTCCTGGCCTAACCCCCGTACCCATGATGCCACAGTTCTCCAGACCCTtcgtgccagggcaag GAGATGCTCGGTACCCGTTGCTAGGGCAACCCCTCCAGTACAACCCCCAGagccgtcctcctctcctccactttcccCCCATGGCCCCCAACCATCAG GTACCTATGGGGATACGGCACAGGGGTggaggaggcagagggaggaAGCAGCCGAGGAAAGCTCTGTCTACAGATCTCAGTGTAGGTCAACCAG TGAGTGGGCGGGTCCTGGAGGTGACTGAGCTGCCGGAGGGGATCAGCCGGACCGAGGCGGACTCTCTGCTAG GTACGCTGTGCAGGATGCCCTCCTCCGCCACAACGGCCCCCGAGCCTCCGTCAGACTTACCACGAGCAGGTGCCATGGCCGAGGTTACGGCCACAGACACTCCCCGAGAGGGCCAGCTCCCAGTAGAGGGCGTTAAGGACCCCTGGCTCGCCTTTTAA